From the genome of Prevotella herbatica, one region includes:
- a CDS encoding TlpA family protein disulfide reductase: MKRLIIFAWTIAFSFAMSAQTKQFTDSIVVGDVAPEVISKDTLGVEYKLSDYRGHWVLLDFWASWCGDCRREIPTVKAIAKEHPELVVYGYSLDRTAEAWKNALRKYEFSWINVSDAKGWNLHASPFGIRWIPTTFLIDPSGVVRAVALNETDLKAQVDSLLKNK, from the coding sequence ATGAAAAGATTAATAATTTTTGCTTGGACAATAGCATTTTCTTTTGCTATGAGTGCGCAAACCAAGCAGTTTACTGATAGTATTGTTGTAGGTGATGTTGCTCCTGAAGTGATTTCTAAGGACACACTAGGGGTTGAATATAAACTTTCTGATTATCGTGGTCATTGGGTATTGCTAGACTTTTGGGCTTCTTGGTGTGGTGATTGCCGCAGAGAGATACCAACAGTAAAGGCTATTGCTAAAGAGCATCCAGAACTCGTTGTCTATGGATATTCACTAGACCGTACAGCAGAAGCATGGAAAAATGCTTTGCGCAAGTATGAGTTCTCTTGGATTAACGTGAGCGATGCGAAAGGATGGAACTTGCATGCATCTCCTTTTGGTATTAGATGGATACCTACTACATTCCTAATTGATCCTAGTGGTGTTGTTAGGGCTGTAGCGCTGAATGAGACGGATCTTAAAGCACAGGTAGATAGTTTATTGAAGAATAAATAG
- a CDS encoding thiamine phosphate synthase, translated as MKIIVITTPNFIKDEVSVIPHLLQLGVDIVHIRKPSATREQLALLLDSLPKWCYDRLVVHDCLELANEYHLRGIHLNRRNHAIPDNFTGSLSMSCHSLEEVEIKKDMADYVFLSPIFNSISKSGYNSAFSKEELHNAMKQGTIDHKVIALGGVSAVNIDTVKDLGFGGAALLGDIWDKTELPDFDDYIKSLIER; from the coding sequence ATGAAAATTATAGTAATCACGACTCCCAATTTCATAAAAGATGAAGTATCTGTTATTCCTCATCTATTGCAATTGGGTGTAGACATAGTACACATTCGCAAACCTAGTGCAACGCGTGAACAACTTGCGCTACTATTGGATAGTTTACCTAAATGGTGCTACGACAGATTAGTTGTACACGATTGTCTTGAACTAGCAAATGAATATCATTTACGTGGCATTCATCTCAATAGACGAAACCATGCCATACCAGACAATTTCACTGGTAGCTTATCTATGTCTTGCCACAGTCTTGAAGAAGTTGAAATAAAGAAGGATATGGCAGACTATGTATTCCTAAGTCCGATATTCAACAGTATCTCAAAAAGCGGTTACAACTCTGCTTTCAGCAAAGAAGAATTGCACAATGCCATGAAACAAGGAACGATAGATCATAAGGTCATTGCATTAGGAGGTGTATCAGCTGTAAATATAGATACTGTGAAAGACTTAGGATTTGGAGGAGCTGCACTACTAGGTGATATCTGGGACAAGACTGAATTACCAGATTTCGACGACTATATTAAATCATTGATTGAAAGATAA
- a CDS encoding SusC/RagA family TonB-linked outer membrane protein, translating to MKININLCVSRRYALTLLILFVLASHAIAQTLHGTVTDKNTGEPIIGASISLRTTSDGKAVAVSDIDGKFSINVKNFPSTLVISYLGYKKEEINVSKVTNSNLDIHLTEDFRGLDEVVVTALGISKAKKAIGYSAQNISAADLTRAQDNNFLNNLSGKVAGLRITGSQGDLGSSRIVIRGETSIAGENQPLFVVDGIPVDNSQLNSQNVGRDFKNAIADLNPEDIDNLTVLKGPNASALYGSRAAHGAIIITTKTGKSQKGLGVTFTSSSKLSFAATLPTYQNVFGQGADGQFSYVDGKGGGVNDGVDESWGPKMNTGLLIPQFDSPVDASGNRIATPWVSHPNNVKDFFRTGFSTNNGISIQKSDDNYLFRVGYDFEKELSIVPGSETHKSNITLNTDYKLTKSITVGATANYIVYTAPSIPGQSGRNNMTMLQFLWSGRQVDMNSLKDDYSRNWNSSYYSNPYWTTTYNTQQQERHRLIGDLHVAFHIANGLDLRLKTSTDWYQDRRKSQIRWGTNGTPFGSYSEDAYTVKEQNSEAIATYTKKLNDDFSLDFLAGFNVRNKQYENNYQQAPRLAVADLYTLSNSRDPLVSSNYFYKLRQYSIYGSASANYRSWAFLTVTGRNDWSSTLPTANNSYFYPSVTASVVLDQALGFNSNNVNYLKLRGGWSQVGSDADPYQLATVYTSEAAFSGNPLQTSSKQGLNPNLKPERTSSYEVGIEGAFFSNRLHFDAALYQTDSRDQILRLATTGASGYTSQVRNAGHIRNRGFELFVGGTPVIAGKFRWDVDVNYGTNKSKVIKLDPEGLISSYQIGNPGIQVIAPVGGDYGTLFGTTYVRDAAGKIVVDDNGLPKVSSTSANLGKFQPDWEGGINNTFTYKNWSLSVLIDASIGGQIYSNTNSTGRYTGVLASTLPGRDAEHGGLWYYRDASGNNVQISTPDYTTSSAGLYYTNVSGSKTRVYQDGILFDGVKANGEKNTTLASAEEYYHRIYSIDEANVWNADYVKLREVVLSYSFPKAFVRRLKLQDLALSLTARNLWNIYKDVPNVDPELARGTGNAQGYESLSLPTTRQIGLNLKIKF from the coding sequence ATGAAGATAAATATAAATTTATGTGTATCACGAAGATACGCTCTAACCCTACTTATACTCTTTGTGTTAGCTAGTCATGCTATAGCTCAGACACTACATGGCACGGTAACGGATAAGAATACAGGTGAGCCGATTATTGGAGCATCTATTAGTCTTAGAACAACTTCTGACGGCAAAGCTGTCGCTGTAAGTGATATAGATGGTAAGTTCTCTATCAATGTAAAGAACTTCCCTTCAACGCTTGTTATAAGTTATCTAGGCTATAAAAAAGAAGAAATTAATGTTTCCAAGGTTACCAATAGTAATCTTGATATTCATCTAACAGAAGACTTCCGTGGTCTTGATGAGGTTGTTGTAACTGCTCTTGGTATATCAAAAGCCAAGAAAGCTATTGGTTACAGTGCACAGAATATTTCTGCAGCCGACCTTACTAGAGCACAGGATAATAATTTCCTTAACAATCTTAGTGGAAAGGTAGCTGGTCTTCGTATCACAGGCTCTCAAGGTGACCTTGGATCTAGCCGTATTGTAATACGTGGTGAGACTTCAATAGCAGGAGAGAATCAACCTCTATTCGTTGTTGATGGAATCCCAGTAGATAATTCTCAGCTTAATTCTCAGAATGTGGGTCGTGACTTTAAAAATGCTATAGCCGATCTTAATCCTGAGGATATTGATAATTTAACCGTACTTAAAGGTCCTAATGCATCGGCTCTTTATGGTTCTCGTGCAGCTCATGGTGCTATTATCATTACCACTAAAACAGGAAAATCGCAGAAGGGATTGGGTGTCACCTTTACTAGTTCAAGCAAATTGTCTTTTGCTGCAACTCTTCCTACCTATCAGAATGTCTTCGGACAGGGTGCTGACGGACAGTTCAGTTATGTTGATGGTAAAGGAGGCGGTGTGAATGATGGTGTTGACGAGAGTTGGGGACCGAAGATGAATACAGGTCTTCTCATTCCACAGTTTGATAGTCCTGTTGATGCATCAGGCAATCGTATTGCTACACCATGGGTGTCACATCCTAACAATGTGAAAGATTTCTTCAGAACTGGTTTTAGTACCAACAATGGCATATCTATACAAAAATCAGATGACAACTATCTGTTCCGTGTGGGCTATGACTTCGAGAAAGAACTGAGTATTGTACCTGGTTCAGAGACTCACAAGTCTAACATAACCCTCAACACAGATTATAAACTAACTAAGTCTATAACGGTAGGAGCCACAGCTAATTATATTGTATATACAGCTCCAAGTATTCCTGGACAGTCTGGTCGTAACAACATGACCATGCTTCAGTTTCTTTGGAGTGGTCGTCAGGTAGATATGAACTCTTTGAAAGATGATTATTCTCGCAACTGGAATTCAAGTTATTATAGCAATCCTTATTGGACAACTACTTATAATACTCAACAGCAAGAACGTCATCGTCTTATTGGTGATCTCCATGTAGCATTCCATATTGCGAATGGACTAGACCTCCGTCTCAAGACGAGTACAGACTGGTATCAGGATCGCAGAAAGTCTCAGATACGTTGGGGAACAAATGGAACTCCTTTTGGCAGTTACTCGGAGGATGCCTATACGGTGAAGGAGCAAAACAGTGAGGCTATCGCAACCTATACAAAGAAATTGAATGATGATTTTTCACTTGATTTCTTAGCTGGATTCAATGTGCGTAACAAGCAATATGAAAACAACTATCAGCAGGCTCCTCGTTTAGCTGTTGCCGACCTATACACGCTCAGTAATTCACGTGACCCACTTGTCAGTTCAAATTACTTCTACAAACTGCGTCAGTATAGTATTTACGGTTCTGCGTCTGCCAACTATCGTAGTTGGGCTTTCCTAACCGTTACAGGACGTAATGATTGGTCGTCAACACTTCCTACAGCTAATAATTCCTATTTCTATCCATCAGTTACAGCGAGTGTTGTGCTTGATCAAGCCCTAGGCTTTAATAGCAACAATGTGAACTATCTTAAACTGCGTGGTGGTTGGTCTCAGGTTGGTAGTGATGCTGATCCTTATCAGTTAGCAACAGTCTATACTTCAGAGGCAGCATTTAGTGGAAATCCTTTGCAGACATCAAGTAAACAAGGATTAAACCCTAATCTGAAGCCAGAACGTACCAGTTCTTATGAAGTAGGTATCGAAGGAGCTTTCTTTAGCAATAGACTACATTTTGATGCTGCATTGTATCAGACTGATTCTCGTGACCAGATACTCCGCCTTGCTACAACAGGAGCTAGTGGTTATACATCTCAGGTTAGAAATGCTGGACACATTCGCAACAGAGGTTTTGAACTTTTCGTTGGTGGAACTCCTGTTATCGCAGGAAAATTTCGTTGGGATGTTGATGTTAACTACGGAACAAATAAAAGTAAGGTTATCAAATTAGATCCAGAAGGTCTCATCTCAAGTTATCAGATTGGTAATCCTGGTATTCAGGTTATCGCACCTGTTGGTGGAGACTATGGTACACTATTCGGTACGACCTATGTTCGTGATGCTGCTGGAAAGATTGTTGTAGACGACAATGGATTGCCAAAGGTATCATCAACATCTGCCAATCTTGGTAAGTTTCAGCCCGACTGGGAAGGTGGTATCAACAATACTTTCACTTATAAAAATTGGAGTTTAAGTGTTCTCATAGATGCAAGTATTGGTGGACAAATCTATTCTAACACAAACAGTACGGGTCGTTACACAGGAGTACTCGCTAGTACGCTTCCTGGTCGTGATGCCGAGCATGGAGGACTTTGGTATTACAGGGATGCTTCTGGTAACAACGTTCAAATATCTACACCCGATTATACAACGAGCTCTGCAGGTTTATACTATACCAATGTCAGTGGAAGCAAAACTCGTGTTTATCAGGATGGAATCCTCTTTGATGGCGTAAAGGCAAATGGAGAAAAAAATACTACACTTGCATCAGCAGAAGAGTATTATCATCGTATCTATAGTATTGATGAGGCTAATGTTTGGAATGCAGATTATGTGAAGCTCCGTGAAGTAGTACTCTCTTATTCATTCCCGAAAGCTTTCGTACGTCGCCTTAAGCTTCAAGACTTAGCACTCTCTTTAACAGCACGCAACCTATGGAATATATATAAGGATGTTCCTAATGTAGACCCAGAACTCGCTCGTGGTACAGGTAATGCACAAGGATATGAGAGTCTATCACTACCTACAACGCGTCAGATAGGATTAAACCTTAAGATTAAATTCTAG
- a CDS encoding SusD/RagB family nutrient-binding outer membrane lipoprotein, which produces MKIKTIYRYLLLPVIAFAFTSCDNQLAEINKNPNATENPQPSYLLSAAQYHAAQWFMGNDLNYNAALLWDQHWAKIQYTEPDCYNVSTSSFTSVWDDGYATIIADLNAVENSDLGNENYRAVAKIWRSWTYLQLTNLFGDIPYTQYAKSVTPSYDHQEDVLKGLLGELETAAESLKSTNGTISGDLIYKGDITLWKRFAQSLRLRIALEIADRDQELASGIIAQLYANRSELISSNSDNANFVFTSSPQWNPWASAFSTRDDQRVSKTLIDKLKEIKDPRLSVYAQLPSDASVTTYEGAANGLSADKANSQGFNKLSRPGTYFLKDNAPAVFFTYSEINFIFAEAAARGIINADAKDFYDKGITASLNQFGVGTNVDAYIAQPSVAYDASHWAELIGWQKWIGYYGQASDAFTDWRRLGYPKLKAGPSSVLDNGQLPRRFFYPVTEQSLNGSNYQAAVAHQGPDELTTRLWFDVENKNR; this is translated from the coding sequence ATGAAGATCAAGACTATATATAGATATTTATTGCTTCCGGTGATAGCTTTTGCTTTCACCTCTTGCGATAACCAACTTGCAGAAATCAATAAGAATCCTAATGCAACTGAGAATCCTCAGCCATCTTATCTGCTTTCTGCTGCTCAGTATCATGCTGCTCAATGGTTTATGGGCAATGATCTTAACTATAATGCTGCTTTGCTTTGGGATCAGCATTGGGCAAAGATTCAATATACTGAACCTGATTGCTATAATGTCTCTACTAGTTCTTTTACGAGTGTGTGGGATGATGGATATGCTACTATCATTGCAGACCTTAACGCTGTAGAAAATAGTGATTTAGGAAATGAGAACTATCGTGCTGTGGCAAAGATATGGAGATCATGGACTTATTTACAGCTTACTAATCTGTTTGGTGATATTCCTTATACGCAATATGCTAAAAGTGTTACTCCTAGTTACGATCATCAGGAGGATGTGTTGAAGGGATTGCTTGGTGAACTAGAAACAGCGGCTGAAAGTTTGAAATCTACAAACGGCACTATTAGTGGTGATCTAATCTATAAAGGTGACATTACTTTGTGGAAACGCTTTGCACAGTCACTTCGCCTACGAATTGCTCTTGAGATTGCCGATCGTGATCAAGAACTTGCTTCAGGCATTATTGCACAACTTTATGCAAATCGTTCTGAATTAATATCATCAAATAGTGATAATGCAAACTTTGTGTTCACGTCTTCTCCTCAATGGAATCCTTGGGCAAGTGCATTCAGCACACGTGATGATCAGCGCGTATCTAAGACGCTCATCGATAAACTGAAAGAGATTAAAGATCCTCGTCTATCAGTATATGCTCAACTTCCTTCTGATGCTAGTGTTACTACTTATGAAGGAGCAGCAAACGGACTTTCTGCTGATAAGGCTAATAGTCAGGGTTTCAATAAACTTTCTCGTCCAGGTACTTATTTCCTTAAAGATAATGCTCCAGCAGTGTTCTTTACCTATTCAGAGATTAACTTTATCTTTGCTGAGGCTGCTGCCAGAGGTATCATTAATGCTGATGCGAAAGACTTCTATGATAAAGGTATCACAGCGTCTCTCAATCAGTTTGGTGTAGGAACAAATGTAGATGCATATATTGCACAGCCTTCTGTAGCCTATGATGCTAGTCATTGGGCTGAACTGATAGGATGGCAGAAATGGATTGGTTATTATGGACAAGCTTCTGATGCATTTACAGATTGGCGTCGTTTGGGTTATCCTAAACTTAAGGCAGGTCCTTCTTCGGTTCTTGATAATGGACAGCTTCCACGTCGTTTCTTTTATCCTGTAACAGAGCAAAGTCTCAATGGTAGCAATTATCAGGCTGCTGTGGCTCATCAAGGACCAGATGAATTAACAACCCGTTTGTGGTTTGATGTGGAAAATAAAAACAGATAA